Proteins from one Arsenophonus apicola genomic window:
- a CDS encoding haloacid dehalogenase-like hydrolase: protein MCNIIFIDLCGTLVNENTTFHFFEKKILPKKNLCIKLIWKLKIVQIITKLSFLLGIKWDLSKKACLFFMKGLNRNDLAVLSDEFVNELSWRKDILTKIDLLKRHGYFPVIISASLDFLVKSVSKKMHIDKYESSLLLYNNDRFSGVLYRDLQGNKKSVIMSYSFSKSIFFTDNLDDSDCIDSVNYFIAVTSRKNLNFWKRNRVFTHVV from the coding sequence ATGTGTAATATTATATTTATTGATTTATGTGGTACTTTAGTTAATGAAAATACAACGTTTCACTTTTTTGAGAAAAAAATTTTACCTAAAAAGAACTTATGTATAAAATTAATTTGGAAATTGAAGATAGTGCAAATTATCACCAAATTATCATTTTTATTAGGTATAAAATGGGATTTAAGTAAAAAAGCATGTCTTTTTTTTATGAAAGGGCTAAATAGAAATGATTTAGCTGTTTTATCTGATGAATTTGTTAATGAACTTAGTTGGCGTAAGGACATTTTAACAAAAATAGATTTATTGAAAAGACATGGATATTTCCCTGTTATAATTTCTGCTTCTTTGGATTTTTTGGTTAAATCTGTTAGTAAAAAAATGCATATAGATAAATATGAATCTTCATTATTACTCTATAATAATGATCGATTTTCTGGTGTATTATATCGAGATCTTCAGGGTAATAAAAAGAGTGTTATTATGTCTTATTCTTTTAGTAAATCCATTTTTTTTACCGATAATTTAGATGATAGTGATTGTATTGATTCTGTTAATTATTTTATTGCTGTAACCTCCAGAAAAAATTTAAATTTTTGGAAGAGAAATAGAGTTTTTACCCATGTTGTTTAA
- the trmL gene encoding tRNA (uridine(34)/cytosine(34)/5-carboxymethylaminomethyluridine(34)-2'-O)-methyltransferase TrmL, whose protein sequence is MLNIVLFEPEIPPNTGNIIRLCANTGCQLHLIEPLGFTWDDKRLRRAGLDYHEFANIQHHHDYFAFLTCVGLSQEHCQTLSGNRLFALTTKGTPSHSSVTYQSGDYLMFGPETRGLPTYVLDALPTSQKIRIPMLADSRSMNLSNSVAVVVFEAWRQLDYSGALLRE, encoded by the coding sequence ATGTTAAACATCGTTTTATTTGAACCTGAAATTCCACCAAATACTGGCAATATTATTCGTCTGTGTGCTAATACCGGGTGTCAGTTACATTTAATTGAACCGTTAGGTTTTACCTGGGACGACAAACGTCTGCGTCGTGCTGGATTAGATTATCATGAGTTTGCTAATATTCAGCACCATCATGATTATTTTGCTTTTCTAACCTGTGTAGGCTTGTCTCAAGAGCATTGTCAGACACTATCTGGTAACCGCTTATTTGCTTTAACAACCAAAGGAACGCCGAGCCATAGTAGTGTGACATACCAGTCGGGGGATTATCTAATGTTCGGACCGGAGACGCGAGGTTTACCTACTTATGTTCTTGATGCACTGCCAACTAGTCAAAAGATCCGTATCCCAATGTTAGCGGATAGTCGCAGTATGAATTTGTCCAATTCCGTTGCGGTGGTGGTATTTGAAGCATGGCGCCAGTTGGATTACTCAGGTGCGTTGTTGCGTGAGTAG
- a CDS encoding NAD-dependent epimerase/dehydratase family protein, protein MLTIFGGSGFIGTRLANQLSSQHIDFKIIDINKSQAHPDKWVFGDVTKAETLLEPLKDASIIINLAAQHQDNVHPISLYYDVNVEGAKNVCQVAEQLNIKQIIFTSSVAVYGFVEQETGEDGKFQPFNDYGKSKLAAERVYDSWQAKDSQRTLVTIRPTVVFGEGNRGNVYNLFRQIAAGRFLMIGSGNNRKSMAYVENVAAFLYFVTKLTAGRHIFNYVDKPDFTMNQLTEIICLALHKQKSNLCIPYALGLLAGYCFDLLAKITGKNFPVSSIRVKKFCARTQFKSNTIAETGFEAPITLAKGIENTVQFEFKD, encoded by the coding sequence ATGCTAACAATCTTCGGTGGTTCCGGGTTTATCGGTACCCGTCTTGCCAATCAATTATCATCACAGCACATTGATTTCAAAATTATTGATATTAATAAAAGCCAAGCGCATCCAGATAAATGGGTATTTGGTGATGTGACTAAAGCAGAAACCCTATTGGAGCCATTAAAAGACGCTTCCATTATTATTAATCTAGCGGCGCAGCATCAAGATAATGTTCATCCTATTAGCCTCTATTATGACGTGAATGTGGAAGGGGCGAAAAATGTTTGTCAGGTTGCTGAACAATTAAATATTAAACAGATTATTTTTACTTCTTCGGTGGCTGTGTATGGTTTTGTTGAACAAGAAACCGGCGAAGATGGTAAATTTCAGCCATTTAATGATTATGGTAAATCGAAGTTGGCGGCGGAGCGTGTCTATGATAGCTGGCAAGCGAAAGATAGCCAACGGACATTAGTGACTATTCGGCCGACAGTGGTTTTCGGTGAGGGTAATCGTGGTAATGTTTATAATCTATTTAGACAAATTGCTGCCGGGCGTTTTTTGATGATTGGTTCAGGTAATAATCGGAAATCGATGGCGTATGTGGAAAATGTGGCTGCCTTTTTATATTTTGTTACTAAATTAACAGCGGGTCGTCATATTTTTAATTATGTTGATAAACCTGATTTCACCATGAATCAGTTAACAGAAATTATTTGTCTGGCATTACACAAACAGAAATCTAATCTTTGTATTCCATATGCGCTGGGTCTTTTGGCAGGTTATTGTTTTGATCTGCTCGCTAAAATAACGGGTAAAAATTTTCCGGTTAGTAGTATTCGGGTGAAGAAATTCTGTGCGCGCACTCAATTCAAATCTAATACTATCGCTGAAACGGGATTTGAAGCGCCGATAACCTTGGCAAAAGGGATAGAAAATACGGTTCAGTTTGAGTTTAAAGATTAA
- the glf gene encoding UDP-galactopyranose mutase has translation MDYLIVGSGLFGSVFAHEAKLHNKKVKIIEKRDHICGNVYCENIENINVHKYGAHIFHTNSKEIWDYVNQFVEFNRFTNSPLALSKNKLYNLPFNMNTFNQLWGVKTPQEAKNIILSQSKEFQGKEPQNLEEQAISLVGRDVFEALIKEYTEKQWGRDCKELAPFIIKRLPVRFTFDNNYFNDKYQGIPIGGYNKLIEGLLEGIEIEIGIDYFEHKEDLDKLAKKIVYTGPIDKFFDYKFGKLDYRSLKFENEIINTTNFQGNAVINYIDHKYLFTRIIEHKHFEFGDQEKTVITKEYPKEFEDGDEYYYPVNDKKNNKIYAEYKQLTSNYKNIIFGGRLAEYKYYDMHQVVASALKAAKKEFLLSQ, from the coding sequence ATGGATTATCTAATTGTTGGCAGTGGTTTATTTGGTTCTGTATTTGCCCATGAAGCAAAATTACATAATAAAAAAGTTAAAATTATTGAAAAGAGAGATCATATTTGTGGTAATGTTTATTGTGAAAATATTGAAAATATAAATGTGCATAAATATGGTGCTCATATTTTTCATACGAATAGTAAAGAAATTTGGGATTACGTTAATCAATTTGTTGAATTTAATCGGTTTACTAATTCCCCTTTAGCATTATCAAAGAATAAATTATATAATCTTCCTTTCAATATGAATACGTTTAATCAGCTATGGGGTGTGAAAACACCCCAGGAAGCCAAAAATATTATTTTATCCCAAAGTAAGGAATTTCAAGGTAAAGAGCCTCAAAACTTAGAGGAGCAAGCAATATCTTTAGTAGGTAGAGATGTCTTTGAAGCATTAATAAAGGAATATACAGAAAAACAATGGGGTAGAGATTGTAAGGAATTAGCACCATTTATTATTAAACGATTACCAGTTCGTTTTACTTTTGATAATAATTACTTTAATGATAAATACCAAGGAATACCTATTGGTGGATATAATAAGTTGATTGAAGGTTTATTAGAAGGTATCGAAATTGAAATTGGAATCGATTATTTTGAACATAAAGAAGATTTAGATAAATTAGCAAAAAAAATTGTTTACACTGGACCTATTGATAAATTTTTTGATTATAAATTTGGTAAGTTAGATTATCGTTCATTAAAATTTGAAAATGAAATTATCAATACTACTAATTTTCAAGGTAATGCAGTAATTAACTATATCGATCATAAATATCTTTTTACTAGAATTATTGAGCATAAACATTTTGAATTTGGTGATCAGGAAAAAACAGTTATTACAAAAGAGTATCCTAAAGAATTTGAAGATGGTGATGAATATTATTATCCAGTTAATGATAAAAAAAATAATAAAATTTATGCCGAGTATAAACAGTTAACTTCTAATTATAAAAATATTATTTTTGGCGGCAGGTTAGCTGAATATAAATATTATGACATGCATCAGGTTGTAGCCTCTGCACTTAAAGCAGCAAAGAAAGAGTTTCTTTTATCACAATAA